From the genome of Chroicocephalus ridibundus chromosome 1, bChrRid1.1, whole genome shotgun sequence, one region includes:
- the TAPBPL gene encoding tapasin-related protein yields MEGGFLRGGMAGRLVLCGALVLCGAPLAPAAGPAESPTAAPPLRRVDVALGCSYVGADARGLLRAPGGSSSQHPATLLLRGISVRDEGNLDDVTEYKVPQENPDSSSPIIFEVSDELVPIPHAESLLHADCEGEEVTCEISPYSSQWAGKGPCRTSWFVANLQLSSGISIVLVLRGPHCGSQEEKQEHEATLHPKLRIPMSKEGTLLTTVEFQSSSRNTSLRTHLGSSVTLDCHFALAPSSSLSSLEWKRQYQGSGRSLFRYQVGSTGPEAQPKVHVDVAELLGSGDASLSLEGVSVADEGTYICLVSTPLHQTQHIIQLHVVAPPRVRVVPSVVSFERGVTTTLTCSIAGYYPLDVSVSWTQKTPQDDMEIPLSNARFSSHRQSRDGTYSITSYLSISSATARAPATYSCHVSHVTLSEPISVSAHLKAPGSEQTGSEGLVGGFIATVIFIVVVFNVLRRRAAKPKSEQLLRASE; encoded by the exons ATGGAAGGAGGATTCCTGCGGGGCGGGATGGCCGGGCGGCTGGTGCTGTGCGGGGCCCTGGTGCTGTGCGGGGCCCCGCTGGCCCCGGCGGCGG GGCCGGCGGAAAGTCCCACAGCAGCGCCTCCGCTCCGCAGGGTGGACGTGGCCCTGGGCTGCTCCTACGTGGGGGCAGATGCAAGAGGCTTGCTGCGCGCCCCGGGTGGCTCGTCCTCCCAGCATCCGGCTACCCTCCTGCTGAGGGGGATCAGCGTCAGAGACGAGGGGAACTTGGATGATGTAACTGAGTACAAAGTCCCCCAGGAAAATCCTGACTCTTCTTCTCCCATTATCTTTGAAGTCTCCG ACGAGTTGGTACCCATCCCACATGCAGAGTCCCTGCTGCACGCAGACTGTGAAGGGGAGGAGGTGACCTGTGAGATCTCCCCGTACAGCTCCCAGTGGGCTGGCAAGGGGCCCTGCCGTACCTCCTGGTTCGTGGCCAACCTGCAGCTCTCCAGTGGGATCAGTATCGTCCTGGTGCTCAGAGGACCCCACTGCGGCagccaggaggagaagcaggagcacGAAGCAACACTGCACCCAAAGCTGAGGATTCCTATGAGCAAGGAGGGGACGCTGCTGACCACAG ttGAATTTCAATCCTCATCACGCAACACTTCCCTGCGCACACATCTTGGCAGCTCAGTCACCCTCGACTGCCATTTTGCATtggctcccagctcctcactctcCTCCCTGGAGTGGAAGAGGCAGTACCAAGGCAGCGGCCGCAGCCTTTTCCGGTACCAGGTGGGGAGCACAGGCCCAGAAGCGCAGCCAAAAGTCCACGTGGATGTGGCGGAGCTGTTGGGGAGTGGAGATGCATCACTCAGCCTGGAAGGAGTGAGCGTGGCAGACGAAGGGACATACATCTGTTTGGTGTCCACCCCACTGCACCAGACTCAGCACATCATCCAGCTGCATGTGGTTG CGCCTCCAAGAGTTCGTGTCGTTCCATCAGTGGTGTCATTCGAGAGAGGTGTGACGACTACTCTCACCTGCAGCATTGCTGGCTATTACCCCCTGGACGTCTCAGTGAGCTGGACACAGAAGACTCCTCAAGATGACATGGAAATCCCTCTCTCAAATGCACGTTTCTCCAGCCACCGTCAAAGCCGAGATGGCACCTATAGCATCACCTCCTACCTCAGCATCAGCTCAGCCACGGCGCGGGCACCAGCCACCTACAGCTGCCATGTTTCACACGTAACCCTGTCAGAGCCCATCTCTGTGAGCGCCCATCTTAAGGCACCAGGTTCAG agcaAACGGGATCAGAAGGACTGGTGGGGGGTTTCATTGCTACCGTCATTTTCATCGTTGTCGTCTTCAATGTGCTCAGGAGAAGAGCAG cTAAACCAAAGTCTGAGCAACTTCTAAGGGCTTCAGAATAG